Proteins encoded within one genomic window of Thermus neutrinimicus:
- a CDS encoding IS701 family transposase translates to MPTAQYLLSAILALLPSPHLQESLEALLLLLLQGHGKARPQHSQTKSPARCFPHGKAAALSRFFNRYAWPTRTLIRLARREAERALDRARPRRGPKPRLLVVLDLVTLEKRGLLRALPLSFFHGKWGLHLGVVYLVHGELRIPWSYRVWRGKGEKSLSLLALRLLASLPPWMRKAFRVRVVADTAFGTIRFLRGVRELGLEAVVGMRRFSIEHFFKAMKSEFSLGQFGQRTALGVHRFLVLSPLAYLLAHWVKLASEEKGCTWWEAARRLFPEPVALILSRELSLLGLWPPPPGSCKELCVGFCV, encoded by the coding sequence ATGCCCACAGCCCAGTACCTACTCTCGGCCATCCTAGCCCTTCTGCCAAGCCCCCACCTCCAGGAGTCCCTCGAAGCCCTCCTCCTCCTGCTCTTGCAGGGCCACGGCAAAGCCAGACCCCAGCACAGCCAGACCAAGTCCCCCGCAAGGTGTTTCCCTCACGGGAAAGCAGCCGCCCTCTCCCGCTTCTTCAACCGGTATGCCTGGCCCACCCGCACCCTCATCCGCCTCGCCCGAAGGGAGGCGGAAAGGGCCCTGGACCGCGCCAGGCCCAGACGGGGTCCCAAGCCCAGGCTCCTGGTGGTCCTGGACCTGGTCACCCTGGAGAAGCGGGGCCTCCTCAGGGCCCTGCCTCTCTCCTTCTTCCACGGCAAGTGGGGCCTCCACCTGGGGGTGGTCTACCTGGTCCACGGCGAGCTCCGCATCCCCTGGAGCTACCGCGTATGGCGGGGCAAGGGGGAAAAGAGCCTCTCCCTCCTGGCCCTCAGGCTCTTAGCCTCCCTGCCCCCTTGGATGCGGAAGGCCTTCCGGGTGCGGGTGGTGGCCGATACCGCATTCGGCACCATCCGGTTTTTGCGGGGGGTCAGGGAGCTGGGATTGGAGGCGGTGGTAGGGATGCGGCGGTTTAGCATCGAGCACTTCTTCAAGGCCATGAAAAGCGAGTTCTCCCTGGGTCAGTTTGGGCAGCGGACAGCTTTGGGGGTGCACCGTTTTCTGGTGCTTTCCCCCCTGGCCTACCTGCTGGCCCACTGGGTAAAGCTGGCCTCTGAGGAGAAAGGGTGTACCTGGTGGGAGGCGGCGAGACGGCTCTTTCCTGAGCCGGTGGCCCTGATCCTTTCGCGCGAGCTCTCGCTCCTGGGGCTCTGGCCTCCACCTCCAGGGTCGTGTAAGGAATTATGTGTAGGGTTTTGTGTATAA
- a CDS encoding helix-turn-helix domain-containing protein: MTVVDHLTLPQLQQRIKKALAAYHAKQGLTAQEVAAIALHTSRWVCATVARYNREGLEALPDRRHDNRQS; this comes from the coding sequence ATGACCGTCGTTGATCACCTGACCCTCCCCCAGCTCCAGCAACGGATCAAGAAGGCTCTGGCGGCGTACCACGCCAAGCAGGGCCTCACCGCCCAGGAGGTGGCCGCCATCGCCCTCCATACCTCCCGCTGGGTTTGCGCCACCGTGGCCCGCTACAACCGGGAGGGCCTCGAGGCCCTCCCGGATAGGAGGCACGACAACCGCCAAAGCTGA